One segment of Paenibacillus rhizovicinus DNA contains the following:
- a CDS encoding S8 family peptidase has protein sequence MTRRKWIGWFAVIAAVALLIPLTPWFGGHAPSDKDKKAQMNTMSAHKEHQLKLATVKSDMNKTALLCTTECSRNFQKLIKHEAAMPMNKQHLQHMMRMHKQMVYVWWHHQDGSIAEGTKPSSSKLDTLIRQAKSNVLAGKDFASSPLQANGHRYMVIGEADTVHKGDGIVGVLLQDIVMKVQDHQRRNLRLVPYPAEGKYKIESVKPNSTVDITVKNGEDNGNASHYHINEVVVRFRLHPSPDEMAQIQRDITALSTKKLGYTYVFRSRVMEADDMMRYFKSNRNVVYVEPHYLYMTNDTGTVNMNANPASTDTDFIPNDALYSQYQWNLPVIETEKGWQVSKGSDQVLIGVLDTGVQADHPDLVGKIEEGTNLVDETSPPDDDVGHGTHVSGIIAASVNNGEGVAGLTWYNKIVPIKVLDASGAGSTYSVAEGIIWAADHGIKVINMSLGNYAEAQFLHDAIKYAYDKDVVLVAASGNDNTERPGFPAAYPEVLAVASTNADGARSEFSNYGDYIDVAAPGMSIASTYPGSQYAALSGTSMASPHVAALAGLIRSINPDLKNTEVMDIIRKSAQDLGNKGKDKYFGYGLIDIDRALLEARQSKVSLQQFPQQVERRLEQIARKYS, from the coding sequence CCGTGAAATCCGATATGAATAAAACCGCTTTGTTGTGCACGACCGAGTGCTCGCGTAATTTCCAGAAGCTGATCAAGCACGAAGCGGCGATGCCCATGAACAAACAGCATCTTCAGCATATGATGCGCATGCACAAACAGATGGTCTACGTGTGGTGGCATCATCAAGACGGCAGCATAGCGGAAGGCACCAAGCCTTCTTCTTCGAAGCTGGACACGCTAATACGCCAAGCGAAGAGTAACGTCTTGGCTGGCAAAGACTTCGCCTCCTCTCCGCTGCAAGCGAACGGACACCGTTATATGGTGATCGGCGAAGCTGACACGGTTCACAAAGGCGACGGCATCGTTGGCGTTCTGCTGCAGGATATTGTCATGAAAGTCCAAGATCATCAGCGGAGAAACCTCCGACTCGTCCCTTATCCGGCGGAAGGCAAATATAAAATCGAATCGGTGAAGCCGAATTCCACCGTCGACATTACGGTCAAGAATGGCGAAGATAACGGTAACGCCAGCCATTACCATATTAATGAAGTCGTCGTCAGATTCAGGCTGCATCCGTCCCCCGACGAAATGGCTCAGATTCAGCGGGACATTACGGCGCTCTCGACGAAAAAGCTTGGCTATACGTATGTATTCCGGTCCCGCGTTATGGAAGCGGACGATATGATGCGTTATTTCAAAAGCAACCGTAACGTCGTCTATGTGGAACCGCACTATTTGTATATGACGAACGATACGGGAACGGTCAACATGAACGCCAATCCGGCAAGCACGGATACGGATTTCATTCCGAATGACGCGCTGTACTCGCAATACCAATGGAATTTGCCTGTCATCGAGACCGAGAAGGGCTGGCAGGTTTCGAAGGGCAGCGACCAGGTGCTGATCGGGGTATTGGATACCGGCGTGCAAGCAGATCATCCGGATCTGGTCGGAAAAATCGAAGAAGGCACCAATTTGGTCGACGAAACGAGCCCTCCTGACGATGATGTTGGGCATGGGACGCATGTTTCCGGAATCATCGCGGCTTCCGTCAATAACGGCGAAGGCGTTGCAGGGTTAACCTGGTATAACAAAATCGTGCCTATCAAGGTGCTCGATGCAAGCGGCGCCGGTTCTACGTATTCGGTCGCCGAAGGGATCATCTGGGCAGCCGATCATGGCATCAAGGTCATTAACATGAGCCTTGGCAACTATGCCGAAGCCCAGTTCCTGCACGATGCCATCAAGTACGCCTACGATAAAGACGTCGTCCTAGTCGCGGCAAGCGGCAACGACAATACGGAACGCCCCGGCTTCCCGGCTGCGTATCCGGAGGTGCTCGCAGTCGCTTCCACGAATGCGGACGGCGCGCGTTCGGAGTTCTCCAATTACGGCGACTATATCGACGTCGCCGCGCCCGGCATGAGCATCGCCAGTACGTATCCAGGCAGCCAATACGCCGCCCTGTCCGGCACGTCGATGGCAAGCCCGCACGTCGCCGCCCTTGCGGGGCTCATCCGCTCTATTAACCCGGATTTGAAGAACACCGAGGTGATGGACATTATTCGCAAATCGGCGCAGGACCTAGGAAATAAAGGCAAAGACAAGTACTTCGGTTACGGGCTGATCGACATCGACCGCGCGCTGCTGGAAGCGCGCCAGTCGAAGGTGTCCTTGCAGCAATTCCCGCAGCAGGTGGAACGCCGCCTGGAGCAAA